The genomic interval CCATGTCCTCCTACGAGCGGAAGCTCGTGCACGACGAGGTCGCGGAGCGGGGCTACCACTCCGAGTCGCGCGGCGAGGGCCGCGACCGGCGCCTCGTCATCAGCCGCTCGGCGTGAGCGTTTCACGTGAAACCGACAGGCCGGCGCGAGGCTAGCCGCATCCCCGGCGCCCGTGACGGCCGACCGGGATCCCAGGACCGCACACGGAGGGCAGGCGCGTGACCACCAGCATCGAGCTCGAGCCGACGGCAGCCGCGGAGATCGCCGGCGACCGCATCGGCGTGCTGCGCGCGTTCGCGGACGATCTCGGCCGGCGCGGCGAGGAGCTCGGTCTCATCGGCCCGCTCGAGCCCCCGCGCCTGTGGACCCGTCACCTCCTCAACAGCGCGGTGCTGGCGCCGCTGCTCGTGTCCGGCGCCCGCGTTGCGGACATCGGCACCGGGGGCGGCATGCCGGGGCTCGTGCTCGCCATCGTGCGACCCGATGTCCGCTTCCTGCTCATCGAGCCCATGGAGCGGCGCTGCGCCTGGCTCACCGAGCAGATCGAGCGGCTGGGACTCGAGAACGCCGAGGTGCGCCGGGGCCGTGCCGAGGAGTTCCATGACGCCTTCGAGGTGGACCAGATCACCGCGCGCGCGGTGACGGCGCTGCGCAAGCTCATCCCGCTCACCGCTCCCCTGCTGCGCGACGGCGGCGAGATGCTCTTCCTCAAGGGCGCCTCGGTGCAGGAGGAGATCGAGGCCGCGGCGAAGGCGCTGCGGAAGCACCGCGTCACGGACGTCGCGGTCGAGGAGCTCGGGATCGGCCAGCTCGATGAAACGACCCGGGTGTTTCGCGCTAAAATCGTGAGACATGGCTGAAGCGGAGAAGTCGCTCGTCGGCGATCACCTCGTCGACAAGATCCGGCGACGGCGGAAACTCGCGGAGACGGTCTCCCCGCTCCCTGTGCAGACCCGCATCGTCACCGTCTCCAACCAGAAGGGCGGCGTCGGCAAGACGACCACGACGGTCAATCTCGCCTCCGCCCTCGCCCGTCGCGGAGCCAACGTGCTCGTCGTCGACATGGATCCGCAGGGCAACGCCTCCACGGCGCTCGGCGTGCCGCACCGGCCCGAGGTGACCAGCATCTACGACGTGCTGCTCGGCGACGACGACATCGAGGACGCGCTGCAGCCGACCACCGATCACGAGAACCTGTGGTGCGTGCCCTCGACCATCCACCTCGCCGGCGCCGAGATCGAGCTCGTCTCCCTGGTCGCCCGCGAGCAGCGGCTCCGCACCGCTCTGCAGCAGTTCCTCGCGGCATCGGAACGGCGCTACCACTACGTGTTCATCGACTGCCCCCCGTCCCTCGGCCTGCTCACGGTGAACGCCTTCGTCGCGGCGGACGAGGTGCTCATCCCGATCCAGTGCGAGTACTACGCGCTCGAGGGTCTGAGCCAGCTACTCGGCAATATCCAGCTCATCCAGAAGCATCTGAACCCCGAGCTCGCGATCTCCACGATCCTCCTCACCATGTACGACGCGCGGACGAATCTGGCTCAGGAGGTCGCGGGCGAGGTCCGCGCCCACTTCCCCGAACAGGTGCTCGACGCCGTGATTCCGAGATCGGTGCGGATCTCGGAGGCCCCGAGCTACGGGCAGACCGTGCACGCCTACGACGGCGCCTCCATCGGCGCGCTCGCGTATCTCGAGGCCGCGGCGGAGATCGCGGAGCGGGGAGCGCGGGGCGAGGCGGCACCCGAACGGAACGAGGCCGCCGCCACGGTGGCGCAGGGAGAGGCATAAGACATGGCGACGACGAAGAAGCGAGGCGGCCTCGGCCGCGGGATCGGCGCGCTGATCCCGCAGTCCCCGGCAACCGGCGAGCGACCGGTCGATGTGTTCTTCCCCGCGAGCGGGGCCGCGGCGGCGGTCGCCGAGGAGCCCGCGGGCGAGGCGAGCGCGTCGGCCGACGCCGAGCTGCGCGACGTGCCCGGCGCGCGGCTCACGCGCATCGACGTCGCCGACATCGTGCCGAACCGGGTGCAGCCGCGCACCGAGTTCGACGAGGAGGCGCTCGAGGAGCTCACCCACAGCGTCCGCGAGTTCGGGGTCTTCCAGCCGATCGTCGTCCGGGCGATCGAGCCGGCCCCGGCCGCGGGCGAACCGCAGTACGAGCTCATCATGGGCGAGCGGCGCCTGCGCGCCTCCAAGCGCGCGGGCCTCGACACGATCCCGGCGATCGTGCGCAGCACCTCGGACGAGCACATGCTCCGCGATGCGCTGCTCGAGAACCTGCACCGCGCGCAGCTGAATCCCCTCGAAGAGGCCTCGGCCTACCAGCAGCTGCTCGCCGACTTCGGGATCACGCAGGAGCAGCTCGCGACGCGCATCGGCCGCTCCCGGCCGCAGATCTCCAACACCATCCGATTGCTGCGGCTGCCCGAGCCCGTGCAGACCCGGGTCGCGGCCGGCGTGCTCACCGCGGGCCACGCCCGCGCCATCCTCTCGCTCGACGGCGACGGCGAGGCCATGCAGCGCCTCGCCGACAAGATCGTGAACGAGGGCCTCTCGGTCCGCGCGGCGGAGGCCGTCGCAGCCGAGGAGCCGAAGCGGAAGAGCCCGAAGCCGCGCGCCGGCGGGGTCCAGGCGCAGCTCGGCGAGATCGCCGAGCGCCTGGGCGACCGCTTCGACACCCGCGTCGCGGTCAAGCTCGGCGCGAAGAAGGGGCAGATCATCATCGACTTCGCCACGATCGCCGACCTCAAGCGCATCCTCGCCGAACTCGGCGACCCGGGATTCGGGGCGTAGCCGCATGGCCGCCGAGGAGCGGATCGTCGCGGCCGAGCGCGTCGTCGCGGCCGAGGCGGCGGAGATCTTCGAGCTCATCGCCGATCCCGCGCGGCAGCCCGAGTGGGACGGCAACGGGAACCTCACCGCGGCCGGCGCGGGGCAGCGCGTCCGCGCCGTCGGCGACGTGTTCACCATGACGATCCACACCGGCGAGGTGCGCGAGAACCGCATCGTGGAGTTCGTCGAGGGGCGAAGGATCGCCTGGCTCCCCTCCCCCGTCGGGCTGCCGGAGCCCGGCCACCTGTGGCGGTGGGAGCTCGAACCCCTGGCATCGGGCGGCACCCTCGTCCGCCACGGCTACGACTGGAGCGGGCTCACCGACGAGACCCGTTTCGCGCGCGCCCGGGCGAACACCGCGGAGGCGCTCCGCGCCTCGATCGACCGGCTCGCCGGGCTCGTGGAGACCGCGGACGATCCGAGGCGCTGACACGACGCGGGCGGGCGCCGTCCGAAGACGACGCCCGCCCGCGAACCGCGGAACCGGGATCAGATGATGCCGTTGAGGTGCTCCTCGATCATCGGCTTCGGCATGGCGCCGATGATCTCGCGCACCTCCTCGCCGTTCTTGAAGACCTTCATCGCGGGGATGGAGGTGATACGGTACTGGGCCGCGAGGTTCGGGTTCTCGTCGACGTTCAGCTTGACGATGCGGAGCTTGCCCTGCTGCTCCACGGCGATCTCGTCGAGGATCGGCGCCACGGCGCGGCAGGGGCCGCACCAGGCCGCCCAGAAATCGACGAGGACGGGGACGTCGCTCTGCAGCACGACCTTGTCGAAGGTCTGCTCGTCGACGGTGATAGCTTCGGACATGATGTCTCCTTCGTGACTGCGTTCGGTTCGGTCAGCCGACGAGGGCGTCGGCCGGCTGGGCTGCGGACTCGCCGAGCGCGGCGAGGTAGTGCTCGGCGTCGAGCGCCGCGACGGTGCCGGAGGCGGCCGCCGTGATCGCCTGGCGGTACGTGGGATCGACGACGTCGCCCGCCGCGAACACGCCGGCGGCCGAGGTGCGGGAGCTCCGGCCGTCCACCGCGATGGTGCCCTCGGCCGTCAGGTCGAGCTTGCCGTGCACGAGGTGCGTGCGCGGATCGTTGCCGATCGCGATGAAGAGCCCCTCGAGCGGCAGCTCGCGCTCCGTGCCGTCGACCGTGTCGCGCAGCGTGACGCCCGTGACCTCGGCGTCGCCGTGGATGGCGGCGACCTCCGCGTTCCAGACGAACTCGATCTTCTCGTTGTCGAAGGCGCGCTGCTGCATGATCTTCGAGGCCTTGAGCTCCTCGCGACGGTGGATCACGTAGACCTTCGACGCGAAGCGGGTGAGGAAGGTGGCCTCCTCCATCGCCGAGTCGCCTCCGCCCACGACGGCGATCGTCTTCTCGCGGAAGAAGAAGCCGTCGCAGGTGGCGCACCACGACACCCCGTGCCCGGAGAGCCGATCCTCGTCGGCGATGCCCAGTTTGCGGTACGCCGAACCCGTGGCGTAGACCACGGTGTGCGCCTCGTGCACCGAGCCGTCGCCGGCGGTGACGCGCTTCACCTGGCCCGAGAAGTCGACCTCGGTGATGTCGTCGTAGACGACCTCGGTGCCGAACCGCTCGGCCTGCTCCTGCATCTTCTGCATGAGATCGGGGCCCTGCACGCCCTCGGGGAAGCCCGGGAAGTTCTCGACCTCGGTCGTGTTCATCAGCTCGCCGCCGATCCCCACGGAGCTCGCGAAGAGCAGCGGCTGCAGGCCCGCGCGCGCGGCGTAGATCGCGGCGGTGAATCCGGCGGGGCCGGAACCGATGATGATGATGTGTCGCATGGGGCTCCTCGCGCGCAGTGCTGTGAGAGTCGCGGCGTTCGCCGCACGGTGGGTACAACCCATCCTAGGCGCGCGCTATTCCGCGCTCCCGGGATCCCCAGCCCCCTCGGAGGCGGCGGGACCGCGGCCGGTGCGGCGCCGACGCCGCACGCTCCGCCAGATCCCGAATCCGAGCAGCAGGGCCGCGAGCACGCCGAGGGTCCACATGGCGATCACCTCGAAGCTCGCGCGGATCGTGATCGGCAGCGTGCCCGTGAAGACCGTCAGCTCCCCGCCCGTCGAGGACACCGACACGACGAGGCCGGATTCGGCAGAGGAGATGCGGCTGCGCACGGGCACGAGGACCGTCTGATTCGCCTCGGCGGGCACCGCCACCTCGGGGAAGCGGCGCTCGGCGACCGCGAGCGCCGCCGAGGCCGGCGCGGCCTCGACGGAGACGACCGCGTCGAACGGCAGCGAGTTGCGCAGCTGCACGGGCACCCGGGTGGAGGCTCCCACGAGCTGCGTGTGCTCGGTGCTGATCGCCTGCACGCCCTCGAGGAGCTCGGCGTCGCGGAGCCGGAATCGATCGGCGACCTCCGCGAAGCCCGGCCCCGCGTGACGGGTGGCGAAGAGCTCGAGGAGGCGCGAGCGCTGGTAGCCGCTGAGGTACGCGGGGTGGGCGAGCACCGCGCCGAGCTCGCTCACCGAGGACTCCCGCCCGACCGCGGCGCCCAGCAGCTCCCGTCGCTCGTCGGCGGCATCCGTCGCGGCCTCGGCGGCCTCCGTCGTGGCCGAGGTGGTGCCGTCGGCATCGGTGGCAGGACCGGTGGCGGGATCCGCCGCGTCGGACTCCCCCGCGCTTGCCGCGTCCGCCGCGGGCACGGCGAGCGCGCCGGTGCCGGTCCGCTGCTCGGCGATCGGCGTGGCCCGCACCCAGTCGAAGCCGGCGAGCGCGTCGAGGATCGCCGCCGGGTCCTCCGCATCGCCGACGGCCCCGCGATCGAGGCCGAGGACGGCGGCGTCGCCGTTCGCCGCCGCGAACGCGGTGCGCGCGGCGAGCTCGGCGAGCCCGGCCGACCGCTCGGCCGGGGCGGCCGCGCCGAGCGCCGCCCGCGCGGCGCCGGCGAGGCCGGTATCCGTCACGATCGCGGTGCCCCCGGTGGCCAACTCGACGACCGGACCGTCATCGGCGGCGACAACGCCCGAATCGAGGACCACCGTGTCGATGCCCGCGTCGTCGAGCAGGGCGAGCGTCGCCGCGTCCGCCTCGCCCTCCGCGGGCCAGCCCGCGGGTTCCGTCTCGTCCCAGGCGGTGAGGGAGGCGATGTCGGGGAACGGGAAGTCGGCTGCGGGGTCGTCGCCCTCCGCGCCCGCGTCGGCATCGGCGGCCTCGGATCCCGCGCTCCCGGATCCGCCGCCCGCGCCGCCGGTGCGATCCGCCCCGGCCTCCGCGCCCGCCGGGGCGCCGTCTGCGGCGTCCGGATCGTCGTCTCCCGCGGTCGTCGCATCGGCTCCGTCGCCCGGGTTCGCGGCGTCGCCGCTCTCGGCGTCGGTGCCGCCCTGCTGCGGCTCGTCGAACGCGCCGAAGCGGGTCACGAAGTCGAGATTCGTCGGCTCCAGCAGGGTGGTGAAGCCGAGATCGGCCTGGGCCGCAGGGTCCGCGTCGGCGAACTGCAGCAGGAAGTCGGGCAGCGGGCTCCGTTCGAGGGCGGCGAGGAACCGCTGCGCGGCGACGGGGGCGTCGTCACCGTAGGCGCGGATGCCGGCGATCACCCTCGGGTCGATCGCGAGGGTCGCCTCCCGGGCGCGCGCGGCGGCGAGCAGCGCCTCCCAGCGGGGCACGAGCTCCTCGAGCTGGGTGCGCGTCGGCAGCGTGCGGATGTCCGCGGGCAGCACGAGCGGCACGATGACGCTCAGCGGCAGGACGACGGGATCGGCGGCGGCCGCGGCGTCGCGCCACACGACCGCGGACGACGCGCGCAGCGTCGCGGCGCGACCGGCCTGCTCGCCCGGCACGAGCTCGGCGCGCAGCGCGTAGACCCCCGCCTCGGGCAGGGCGCCCAGCGGCAGCTGATCCCGGGGCACCGAGACGGTCTGCTCCTGCTCCGCGCCCGGCCCGGTCGCGGGAAGGGGGACCTCCGCGATGAGGGCTCCCGCGGCTTCGCCGTCCGGCTCCGCGGTCTCGCCGGGGTCCGGCCCCGCGAGCGGCGCCGTGCCGAGACGGAGCTCGAGCGTGCCGGCCGGCAGCTCCTCCCCCCCGCGTTGCGCACGAGGACCTCGACGTCGATCGACGCCGTGCCGGGCCGCAGCACGGGATCCTGCGCCGCGACGACGAGCGCCGTGCGCGCCGCATCGCCCGCGGTCCCCGCGCCGTCCGCGTCGGCGTGCGCCGCGCGCGCGGTCGGCACGGCTCCCGGCCATCCGCCCGCCGCGACGGACGCGAGCGCCGCGATCCCCGCGAGCATCGCGATCCCGGCGCGCACGGCACGCCGACGGCGGCCGGGCGACGAGCGCGGGAGGCGGTCCGATGACATGCCTGCAAGTCTAGGGACCGCGACCGTGCATCGGCCCCCGGTACCCTTGGAGGATGCCGTCTTCCGCTGGAACCCCGTCGCTCGCCGCCGCCATGGACGCCGTGCGCGCCCTCGCGGGGACCTCCCCGGTCGCCGTCCTCGCGGAGGCGTTCGCGGCGGCGGGCCATGAGCTCGCCCTCGTCGGCGGCCCGGTGCGCGACGCGCTGCTCGGACGGCCGGTGACCGACCTCGACTTCACCACCTCGGCGCGCCCGGAGGAGACGCGGGCGATCCTCGACGCCGTCGCGGACACCGTGTGGGACGTCGGTCGCGACTTCGGCACGATCGCCGCCCGGGTGCACGGGGAGACCGTCGAGGTGACGACGTACCGCGCCGAGATCTACCGCGACGACTCCCGCAAGCCCGAGGTGAGCTACGGCGACACCATCGAGGGCGACCTCCTCCGCCGCGACTTCACCATCAACGCGCTCGCGCTCATGCTGCCGGGGCTGCGCCTCGTCGACGTCTCGGGCGGCGTCGAGGACCTGCTGGCCGGGCGCATCCGCACCCCGGCCTCCCCCGAGTCGTCGTTCACCGACGATCCGCTGCGCATGCTCCGCGCCGCCCGTTTCGCGGCGCAGCTCGGCTTCGCCGTCGTGCCGGAGACGCTGGGCGCGATCGTCCGCCTCGCCGATCGGCTCGACATCATCTCGGCCGAGCGGATCCGCGACGAGCTCGTCAAGCTCCTCGCGGCCGACGATCCCGTCCCCGGGATCCGGATCCTCGTCGACACCGGGCTCGCGGAGCGGTTCCTCCCCGAGCTCACCGCGCTCGTCGAGACCCAGGACGATCACGGCCGGCACAAGGACGTCTACGAGCACAGCCTGACCGTGCTGCGGCAGGCGGTCGAGCTCGAGCGCGCGCGGCGCGATCCGGGCGCCCCGGCGGCGCCCGACACCGTGCTCCGCCTCGCCGCCCTGCTGCACGACATCGGCAAGCCCGCGACGCGCCGCTTCGAGCGCGGCGGTGTCACCTTCCACCACCACGACGTCGTCGGCGCGAAGCTCGCCAAGAAGCGGCTGCGCGAACTCCGCTTCGACAATGCGACCGTGAAGCAGGTCGCCCGCCTCATCGAGCTGCACCTGCGCTTCTTCGGCTACGGCGAGCAGCAGTGGACGGATTCGGCCGTGCGGCGCTACGTGCGCGACGCCGGCGACGAGCTGGAGCGCCTCCACATCCTCACCCGTGCGGACGTCACCACGCGCAATCGTCGCAAGGCCGAGCGGCTCGAGCACGCCTACGACGACATCGAGCGGCGGATCGCGGAGCTCGCGGCGGCGGAGGAGCTCGCGGCGGTGCGGCCCGAGCTCGACGGCCAGCGGATCATGGCGATCCTCGGCATCCCGCCGGGCCCGCTGGTCGGGCGGGCCTACAAGCACCTCCTCGAGGTGCGCCTGGACGAGGGCCCCATCGGCGAGGAGGCCGCCGAGGCGCGGCTGCGCGCCTGGTACGCGGAGCAGACGGAGGGACGGGAACGATGAGCGAGGATCCCCGGGACTGGTTCGACGGCCGGGCGCGCGTCCTCTTCGTGCACGCCCACCCCGATGACGAGACGATCACCACGGGCGGCACGCTCGCGGCGCTCGCCGAAGCCGGCCGCGAGCCGCTGCTCGTCACGCTCACGCGCGGCGAGCGGGGCGAGGTGGTCGCCGGCCCGCTCGCCGCGCTCGCGGGAGCGCACGGCCTCGCGGTCGTGCGCCAGAACGAGCTGCGGACGGCGCTCGGGATGCTCGGCCTCGAGCGCCACGCCTTCCTCGGCGCTCCCCCGGCCCGCGCCGCCGGGCTGCCGCCCGCGATCTACGAGGACTCGGGCATGCGCTGGGGCTCGGACGGCCGCGCGGAGGCGGACGGCGCCGCGGGCGCCGATGCGCTCACGAGCGCGCCGGCCGTTGAGGTCATCGCCGACCTGCTCGCCGCGGCGGACGCGGCGGGCGCCGGGGCGATCGTGAGCTACGACGACGGGGGCGGCTACGGTCACCCCGACCACGTGCTCGCGCACCGCGCGTCCCGCGCCGTCGCGCTCGCGCTCGGGCTGCCCTTCTGGGAGATCCTCGGCAGGGCCGAGGCCGCCGCGGCGACGGCGGGAGACGATCCCGATCCCCGCCATCTCCGGGCCGAGGCGCACGACGTCTCCCCGTGGCTCGACCGCAAGACCGCCGCGCTGCGCGCCCACGGCACGCAGCTCGTCGTCGACGGCGCGGACCTCGTGCACGTCGGCGGTCAGCGGGAATCCATCGGCACGACGGAGGCCTTCGCGCTGCGGGCCGCGCCGCAGGCGGGCGACTGACCCGGGATCCGCTCTGCGCCACGGCCGCGAGGTGTTAGTATGGACAGGTTGTCTGTGCGCCGAACCGTCGGGGACGCGCGCGGGCACGATGCACTAACACCCTCCTGTCACAGAAATCCTGTGGCCGTGAAGTCCGAAGGAGGTGGGTCAGTAATGCATCCGTACGAACTCATGGTGATCCTCGATCCGGGTATCGACGAGCGCACGGTGGCCCCCAGCTTGGAGAAGTTCCTGGGCGTCATCCGCAACGCGGGCGGCGAGATCGAGAACGTCGACATCTGGGGCAAGCGCCGTCTTGCTTACGAGATCAAGAAGCAGGCCGAGGGCATCTACGCCGTGGTCAACTTCACCGCGACCCCCGAGGCGACCGCCGAGCTGGACCGCCAGCTGGGTCTCTCCGAGGCCGTGCTGCGCACGAAGGTGCTCCGCGCTGACGAGCTCATCGCCCAGCGCGCCGCGCAGGCGAAGCGCGATCAGGCGAAGGCCGCCCGTGCGGCCGCGAAGGTGGGCGCGTAGATCATGGCCGGCGAGCCGCTGATCACCGTCGTCGGCAACCTCGTTGCCGACCCCGAGCCGCGGGTCAGCCAGGCGGGCAAGTCGTGGGTGACCTTCCGGATCGCCTCGACGCCGCGCGTGCGCGACCGCCAGTCGGGTGACTGGTCGGACGGCGAGCCGCTGTGGCTCGGCTGCCGCGCATACGGCGAGTACGCCGACAACATCGCGGCGTCGCTCACCAAGGGCATGCGCGTCCTCGTGCAGGGCCGTCTCACGCAGCGCAGCTACACCGACAACCAGGGGCAGCAGCGCACCTCCCTCGACCTCGAGGTCGAGGAGATCGGACCCTCGCTCCGCTTCGCCACGGCGCAGGTGTCGCGCGGGCAGTCCCGCGGCCAGGTCGGCGGCTTCGGCGGCGGCAACGCCCAGCCCGCCGGTCAGCCGAGCTGGGGTCAGCCCGCGGCGCAGCCGCAGGACAACCCCTGGACCAATTCGGGCCAGGGCGACTCCTCCGCCGGCGGCTTCGGCGGCGGATTCGACGACGAGCAGCCCTTCTAGGCAGCAGCCCCGCCTCCGGGCGGCGAGCTCCCCTCCGCCGGTCACCGGCGGCGAAACACTTCTTGTCCCGGGCGAGATCCCGGGGCGCATCACGAAAAGAGACCACTATGGCAGGCAAGTCCAGCGGCGCAGGCCGCAAGCCGGGTCGCGGCAAGAACGCGAAGGCCGTTGCACCCGCGAAGAAGCAGACCGTCGGCGTCATCGACTACAAGGACGTCGCGACGCTCCGCAAGTTCATCTCTGAGCGCGGCAAGATCCGCGCCCGCCGCATCACCGGCGTGTCCGTGCAGGAGCAGCGTCTGATCGCGAAGGCCGTGAAGAACGCCCGCGAGATGGCGCTCCTCCCCTACGCCGGTTCCGGCCGCTAAGGAGTAGAGCATCATGGCGAAGGTAATTCTCACCAACGAGGTCCAGGGCCTCGGCTCGGCCGGCGACGTCGTCGACGTCAAGAGCGGCTACGCGCGCAACTACCTGGTGCCCCAGGGCTACGGGGTGCACTGGACCCGCGGCGGCGAGGCCCAGGTGGCCCAGCTCCGCGCGGCCCGCGCGGCCCGCGCCCTCGCATCCGTCGAGGACGCGCAGGTGCTCAAGGCGAAGCTGCAGGAGGGCAAGATCCGCCTGCACGCCAAGACCGGCACGGGCGGGCGCCTCTTCGGTTCGATCAAGCCCGCAGCGGTCGCCGCAGCGGTGTCGGACGCCGGCCTCGGCGAGATCGACAAGCGCAAGATCACCCTCCCCTCGATCAAGTCGACGGGCGAGTACCAGGCGGTCATCCACCTCCACGAGGGTGTCGACGCCGAGGTCACCCTGCAGGTCATCG from Leucobacter allii carries:
- a CDS encoding CCA tRNA nucleotidyltransferase, with the translated sequence MDAVRALAGTSPVAVLAEAFAAAGHELALVGGPVRDALLGRPVTDLDFTTSARPEETRAILDAVADTVWDVGRDFGTIAARVHGETVEVTTYRAEIYRDDSRKPEVSYGDTIEGDLLRRDFTINALALMLPGLRLVDVSGGVEDLLAGRIRTPASPESSFTDDPLRMLRAARFAAQLGFAVVPETLGAIVRLADRLDIISAERIRDELVKLLAADDPVPGIRILVDTGLAERFLPELTALVETQDDHGRHKDVYEHSLTVLRQAVELERARRDPGAPAAPDTVLRLAALLHDIGKPATRRFERGGVTFHHHDVVGAKLAKKRLRELRFDNATVKQVARLIELHLRFFGYGEQQWTDSAVRRYVRDAGDELERLHILTRADVTTRNRRKAERLEHAYDDIERRIAELAAAEELAAVRPELDGQRIMAILGIPPGPLVGRAYKHLLEVRLDEGPIGEEAAEARLRAWYAEQTEGRER
- the ssb gene encoding single-stranded DNA-binding protein, whose protein sequence is MAGEPLITVVGNLVADPEPRVSQAGKSWVTFRIASTPRVRDRQSGDWSDGEPLWLGCRAYGEYADNIAASLTKGMRVLVQGRLTQRSYTDNQGQQRTSLDLEVEEIGPSLRFATAQVSRGQSRGQVGGFGGGNAQPAGQPSWGQPAAQPQDNPWTNSGQGDSSAGGFGGGFDDEQPF
- a CDS encoding SRPBCC family protein, translating into MAAEERIVAAERVVAAEAAEIFELIADPARQPEWDGNGNLTAAGAGQRVRAVGDVFTMTIHTGEVRENRIVEFVEGRRIAWLPSPVGLPEPGHLWRWELEPLASGGTLVRHGYDWSGLTDETRFARARANTAEALRASIDRLAGLVETADDPRR
- the trxB gene encoding thioredoxin-disulfide reductase, producing MRHIIIIGSGPAGFTAAIYAARAGLQPLLFASSVGIGGELMNTTEVENFPGFPEGVQGPDLMQKMQEQAERFGTEVVYDDITEVDFSGQVKRVTAGDGSVHEAHTVVYATGSAYRKLGIADEDRLSGHGVSWCATCDGFFFREKTIAVVGGGDSAMEEATFLTRFASKVYVIHRREELKASKIMQQRAFDNEKIEFVWNAEVAAIHGDAEVTGVTLRDTVDGTERELPLEGLFIAIGNDPRTHLVHGKLDLTAEGTIAVDGRSSRTSAAGVFAAGDVVDPTYRQAITAAASGTVAALDAEHYLAALGESAAQPADALVG
- a CDS encoding ParB/RepB/Spo0J family partition protein encodes the protein MATTKKRGGLGRGIGALIPQSPATGERPVDVFFPASGAAAAVAEEPAGEASASADAELRDVPGARLTRIDVADIVPNRVQPRTEFDEEALEELTHSVREFGVFQPIVVRAIEPAPAAGEPQYELIMGERRLRASKRAGLDTIPAIVRSTSDEHMLRDALLENLHRAQLNPLEEASAYQQLLADFGITQEQLATRIGRSRPQISNTIRLLRLPEPVQTRVAAGVLTAGHARAILSLDGDGEAMQRLADKIVNEGLSVRAAEAVAAEEPKRKSPKPRAGGVQAQLGEIAERLGDRFDTRVAVKLGAKKGQIIIDFATIADLKRILAELGDPGFGA
- a CDS encoding ParA family protein — its product is MAEAEKSLVGDHLVDKIRRRRKLAETVSPLPVQTRIVTVSNQKGGVGKTTTTVNLASALARRGANVLVVDMDPQGNASTALGVPHRPEVTSIYDVLLGDDDIEDALQPTTDHENLWCVPSTIHLAGAEIELVSLVAREQRLRTALQQFLAASERRYHYVFIDCPPSLGLLTVNAFVAADEVLIPIQCEYYALEGLSQLLGNIQLIQKHLNPELAISTILLTMYDARTNLAQEVAGEVRAHFPEQVLDAVIPRSVRISEAPSYGQTVHAYDGASIGALAYLEAAAEIAERGARGEAAPERNEAAATVAQGEA
- the rplI gene encoding 50S ribosomal protein L9, translating into MAKVILTNEVQGLGSAGDVVDVKSGYARNYLVPQGYGVHWTRGGEAQVAQLRAARAARALASVEDAQVLKAKLQEGKIRLHAKTGTGGRLFGSIKPAAVAAAVSDAGLGEIDKRKITLPSIKSTGEYQAVIHLHEGVDAEVTLQVIAQR
- a CDS encoding DUF6049 family protein — translated: MAGSRADRARGARRRGRRGDRGRCGAHGARRRGAGSRAAARHGVDRRRGPRAQRGGEELPAGTLELRLGTAPLAGPDPGETAEPDGEAAGALIAEVPLPATGPGAEQEQTVSVPRDQLPLGALPEAGVYALRAELVPGEQAGRAATLRASSAVVWRDAAAAADPVVLPLSVIVPLVLPADIRTLPTRTQLEELVPRWEALLAAARAREATLAIDPRVIAGIRAYGDDAPVAAQRFLAALERSPLPDFLLQFADADPAAQADLGFTTLLEPTNLDFVTRFGAFDEPQQGGTDAESGDAANPGDGADATTAGDDDPDAADGAPAGAEAGADRTGGAGGGSGSAGSEAADADAGAEGDDPAADFPFPDIASLTAWDETEPAGWPAEGEADAATLALLDDAGIDTVVLDSGVVAADDGPVVELATGGTAIVTDTGLAGAARAALGAAAPAERSAGLAELAARTAFAAANGDAAVLGLDRGAVGDAEDPAAILDALAGFDWVRATPIAEQRTGTGALAVPAADAASAGESDAADPATGPATDADGTTSATTEAAEAATDAADERRELLGAAVGRESSVSELGAVLAHPAYLSGYQRSRLLELFATRHAGPGFAEVADRFRLRDAELLEGVQAISTEHTQLVGASTRVPVQLRNSLPFDAVVSVEAAPASAALAVAERRFPEVAVPAEANQTVLVPVRSRISSAESGLVVSVSSTGGELTVFTGTLPITIRASFEVIAMWTLGVLAALLLGFGIWRSVRRRRRTGRGPAASEGAGDPGSAE
- a CDS encoding PIG-L family deacetylase, whose product is MSEDPRDWFDGRARVLFVHAHPDDETITTGGTLAALAEAGREPLLVTLTRGERGEVVAGPLAALAGAHGLAVVRQNELRTALGMLGLERHAFLGAPPARAAGLPPAIYEDSGMRWGSDGRAEADGAAGADALTSAPAVEVIADLLAAADAAGAGAIVSYDDGGGYGHPDHVLAHRASRAVALALGLPFWEILGRAEAAAATAGDDPDPRHLRAEAHDVSPWLDRKTAALRAHGTQLVVDGADLVHVGGQRESIGTTEAFALRAAPQAGD
- the rpsF gene encoding 30S ribosomal protein S6; the encoded protein is MHPYELMVILDPGIDERTVAPSLEKFLGVIRNAGGEIENVDIWGKRRLAYEIKKQAEGIYAVVNFTATPEATAELDRQLGLSEAVLRTKVLRADELIAQRAAQAKRDQAKAARAAAKVGA
- the rpsR gene encoding 30S ribosomal protein S18, whose amino-acid sequence is MAGKSSGAGRKPGRGKNAKAVAPAKKQTVGVIDYKDVATLRKFISERGKIRARRITGVSVQEQRLIAKAVKNAREMALLPYAGSGR
- the trxA gene encoding thioredoxin, translated to MSEAITVDEQTFDKVVLQSDVPVLVDFWAAWCGPCRAVAPILDEIAVEQQGKLRIVKLNVDENPNLAAQYRITSIPAMKVFKNGEEVREIIGAMPKPMIEEHLNGII
- the rsmG gene encoding 16S rRNA (guanine(527)-N(7))-methyltransferase RsmG, whose product is MTTSIELEPTAAAEIAGDRIGVLRAFADDLGRRGEELGLIGPLEPPRLWTRHLLNSAVLAPLLVSGARVADIGTGGGMPGLVLAIVRPDVRFLLIEPMERRCAWLTEQIERLGLENAEVRRGRAEEFHDAFEVDQITARAVTALRKLIPLTAPLLRDGGEMLFLKGASVQEEIEAAAKALRKHRVTDVAVEELGIGQLDETTRVFRAKIVRHG